In one Amaranthus tricolor cultivar Red isolate AtriRed21 chromosome 8, ASM2621246v1, whole genome shotgun sequence genomic region, the following are encoded:
- the LOC130820658 gene encoding ADP-ribosylation factor-like protein 8a — protein sequence MGIWEAFLNWLRSLFFKQEMELSLIGLQNAGKTSLVNVVATGGYSEDMIPTVGFNMKKVTKGNVTIKLWDLGGQPRFRSMWERYCRAVSAIVYVVDAADHDNISISRSELHDLLSKPSLNGIPLLVLGNKIDKAGALSKEALTDQMDLKSITDREVCCFMISCKNSTNIDSVIDWLVKHSKSKS from the exons ATGGGTATCTGGGAAGCTTTTCTCAATTGGCTTCGAAG CCTCTTTTTCAAGCAGGAAATGGAGCTTTCTTTGATAGGACTTCAGAATGCAGGAAAGACTTCTCTTGTTAATGTTGTGGCAACTGGTGGATATAGTGAAGATATGATTCCTACG GTTGGTTTCAACATGAAGAAGGTAACTAAAGGGAATGTGACAATCAAGTTGTGGGATCTTGGAGGTCAACCAAGGTTTCGCAGTATGTGGGAGAGATATTGTCGTGCTGTCTCTGCTATAGT TTACGTTGTTGATGCTGCTGACCATGATAACATAAGCATCTCGAGAAGTGAACTACATGATCTGCTGAGCAAACCCTCGCTGAATGGCATCCCACTATTGGTGCTGGGAAACAAAATAGACAAGGCTGGAGCTCTTTCTAAAGAAGCTCTCACTGATCAAAT GGACCTCAAGTCAATCACTGATCGAGAGGTATGCTGCTTTATGATCTCATGCAAGAATTCTACAAACATCGATTCAGTTATTGACTGGCTTGTGAAGCACTCTAAATCAAAGAGCTAA
- the LOC130821247 gene encoding uncharacterized protein LOC130821247 isoform X1, translating into MSKFKHHHLNSLTFFNLFLIFSSILSPSFSFPFASSSHLHRRDPLQHFEFYNGGFNLQNKHYWASAVFTGVHGYAMAGVWMICGLGCGIYLMITKNVFSDSSSVNHKSFYSDFTYYLVFFMLLLFSLIAIVATGLVIAENHKTFEAAKKVKETLVGAGNEARRTIHKINKAVSSIQSLLCPYDQPTCLLLNSTAQQLGTQSYNIKKFIINNDHSIDQALRALDITNLVVVAVNLLFLVSGLVLIFLYWHPGIFFIIFVWWILTMTCWFLTGIDYFIHNFAEDTCTALEEFHHNPQNSSLSSLLPCAHALKSQNFVMAIAQTVHDFITQLNLNMNSIMPKQLGLDGTNYEKVIGTRKICDPFAGPPDYQFQTGKCPKKAIPIRDLPDILAKFTCESESSMESCNESGKFLPKPTYLMAYAYIRSIQYLTNVYPDLEDLIHCSFLKNTISDVVLHQCKPFKATTYVLWASILCLSISMLLLVLLLVAKAYQHHGRFLIKSPITPTYGQP; encoded by the exons ATGTCCAAATTCAAACATCATCATTTAAATTCTCTCACTTTCTTCAATCTTTTCTTAATCTTTTCTTCTATTCTTTctccttccttttctttccctttCGCTTCGTCTTCTCATCTTCATAGACGTGATCCTCTGCAACATTTTGAGTTCTATAATGGAGGTTTCAATCTACAAAACAAACATTACTGGGCT TCAGCAGTGTTTACTGGAGTTCATGGATATGCAATGGCTGGAGTTTGGATGATTTGCGGATTGGGATGTGGGATTTACTTGATGATTACGAAGAATGTATTCAGTGATTCTTCATCAGTTAATCATAAAAGTTTTTATTCGGATTTCACGTATTATTTGGTGTTCTTCATGCTTCTTTTGTTCTCACTTATTGCCAT TGTGGCCACAGGTTTGGTGATTGCAGAAAACCACAAGACGTTTGAAGCAGCAAAGAAAGTGAAAGAAACATTAGTAGGAGCAGGTAATGAGGCTCGCAGAACAATCCACAAAATTAACAAAGCAGTCAGTTCCATACAATCTCTTCTATGTCCGTATGATCAACCCACTTGCCTTCTACTCAACTCCACTGCCCAACAGCTTGGAACTCAATCTTACAACATCAAAAAATTCATCATCAACAATGACCATTCTATTGATCAAGCTCTTCGGGCTCT GGATATAACAAACCTTGTAGTCGTGGCCGTGAACCTCTTGTTTTTGGTTTCTGGCTTAG TTTTAATCTTCCTATATTGGCACCCAGGAATTTTCTT TATTATATTTGTATGGTGGATACTAACAATGACATGTTGGTTTCTTACTGGCATTGATTATTTCATTCACAA TTTTGCAGAAGATACATGCACAGCACTTGAAGAATTCCACCACAACCCTCAGAATAGCAGTTTGAGCTCATTACTGCCCTGTGCACATGCCCTTAAATCACAGAATTTTGTCATGGCAATTGCCCAAACTGTCCATGATTTTATAACTCAG TTGAATTTAAACATGAATAGTATTATGCCAAAACAACTTGGGTTAGATGGAACAAATTATGAAAAAGTAATTGGAACTAGAAAGATATGTGATCCTTTTGCTGGTCCACCTGACTACCAATTTCAAACTGGGAAATGTCCAAAGAAAGCCATTCCTATTCGTGATTTGCCTGAT ATTCTTGCAAAATTTACTTGTGAAAGTGAAAGTTCCATGGAGTCATGTAATGAAAGTGGAAAATTCCTTCCAAAACCAACTTACTTGATGGCATATGCTTATATTCGATCAATTCAATACTTGACTAATGTCTATCCTGATTTGGAAGACCTAATTCATTGCTCATTTCTCAAAAATACAATTTCTGATGTAGTTTTGCACCAATGCAAACCATTTAAGGCCACTACATATGTGTTATGGGCATCCATACTTTGTCTTTCAATAAGCATGCTACTATTGGTCTTACTTTTGGTGGCTAAAGCTTACCAACATCATGGAAGATTCTTAATTAAGTCACCCATTACACCAACATATGGACAACCCTAA
- the LOC130821247 gene encoding uncharacterized protein LOC130821247 isoform X2 has product MYSVILHQLIIKVFIRISRIIWCSSCFFCSHLLPCLVIAENHKTFEAAKKVKETLVGAGNEARRTIHKINKAVSSIQSLLCPYDQPTCLLLNSTAQQLGTQSYNIKKFIINNDHSIDQALRALDITNLVVVAVNLLFLVSGLVLIFLYWHPGIFFIIFVWWILTMTCWFLTGIDYFIHNFAEDTCTALEEFHHNPQNSSLSSLLPCAHALKSQNFVMAIAQTVHDFITQLNLNMNSIMPKQLGLDGTNYEKVIGTRKICDPFAGPPDYQFQTGKCPKKAIPIRDLPDILAKFTCESESSMESCNESGKFLPKPTYLMAYAYIRSIQYLTNVYPDLEDLIHCSFLKNTISDVVLHQCKPFKATTYVLWASILCLSISMLLLVLLLVAKAYQHHGRFLIKSPITPTYGQP; this is encoded by the exons ATGTATTCAGTGATTCTTCATCAGTTAATCATAAAAGTTTTTATTCGGATTTCACGTATTATTTGGTGTTCTTCATGCTTCTTTTGTTCTCACTTATTGCCAT GTTTGGTGATTGCAGAAAACCACAAGACGTTTGAAGCAGCAAAGAAAGTGAAAGAAACATTAGTAGGAGCAGGTAATGAGGCTCGCAGAACAATCCACAAAATTAACAAAGCAGTCAGTTCCATACAATCTCTTCTATGTCCGTATGATCAACCCACTTGCCTTCTACTCAACTCCACTGCCCAACAGCTTGGAACTCAATCTTACAACATCAAAAAATTCATCATCAACAATGACCATTCTATTGATCAAGCTCTTCGGGCTCT GGATATAACAAACCTTGTAGTCGTGGCCGTGAACCTCTTGTTTTTGGTTTCTGGCTTAG TTTTAATCTTCCTATATTGGCACCCAGGAATTTTCTT TATTATATTTGTATGGTGGATACTAACAATGACATGTTGGTTTCTTACTGGCATTGATTATTTCATTCACAA TTTTGCAGAAGATACATGCACAGCACTTGAAGAATTCCACCACAACCCTCAGAATAGCAGTTTGAGCTCATTACTGCCCTGTGCACATGCCCTTAAATCACAGAATTTTGTCATGGCAATTGCCCAAACTGTCCATGATTTTATAACTCAG TTGAATTTAAACATGAATAGTATTATGCCAAAACAACTTGGGTTAGATGGAACAAATTATGAAAAAGTAATTGGAACTAGAAAGATATGTGATCCTTTTGCTGGTCCACCTGACTACCAATTTCAAACTGGGAAATGTCCAAAGAAAGCCATTCCTATTCGTGATTTGCCTGAT ATTCTTGCAAAATTTACTTGTGAAAGTGAAAGTTCCATGGAGTCATGTAATGAAAGTGGAAAATTCCTTCCAAAACCAACTTACTTGATGGCATATGCTTATATTCGATCAATTCAATACTTGACTAATGTCTATCCTGATTTGGAAGACCTAATTCATTGCTCATTTCTCAAAAATACAATTTCTGATGTAGTTTTGCACCAATGCAAACCATTTAAGGCCACTACATATGTGTTATGGGCATCCATACTTTGTCTTTCAATAAGCATGCTACTATTGGTCTTACTTTTGGTGGCTAAAGCTTACCAACATCATGGAAGATTCTTAATTAAGTCACCCATTACACCAACATATGGACAACCCTAA